The Pyrenophora tritici-repentis strain M4 chromosome 10, whole genome shotgun sequence genome contains a region encoding:
- a CDS encoding THUMP domain containing protein has protein sequence MSGTENGPKKRKAESGGAHDGGNKRAKGKKNRDMPRRYTADRAIQPGDTGIWATCAMKKEAKSVNDLRDLFQEYATKLYGSAESNGPASDDDSDDEGGDIEAEIKKELAEIRKPTTKPLFTSLKLDTQCLMFFRTRSPLEPVSFVHKICQDIADGAQPRNLSYVKRLTPITATDKATPEGLEAVAKQVLAPHFHGADQAGKKFAIRPSIRNNKVFLRDNVIRTIAALVGPDHKVDLKGYDLLILVEIYKNVLGMSVVGRDFDTLKRYNIDELRQPRASARVEAKEEAKEAIANVEEA, from the exons ATGTCTGGAACAGAAAATGGTCCGAAAAAACGGAAAGCTGAGTCTGGTGGAGCACATGATGGCGGGAACAAAAGAGCTAAG GGCAAAAAAAACCGGGACATGCCCCGGAGATATACTGCAGATCGCGCTATTCAGCCTGGTGATACAGGCATATGGGCAACATGCGCCATGAAGAAAGAAGCAAAATCTGTCAATGACCTGCGAGATCTATTCCAAGAG TACGCTACTAAGTTGTATGGGTCGGCTGAGTCTAATGGGCCAGCTTCAGACGACGATTCAGATGATGAGGGAGGTGATATCGAAGCCGAGATCAAGAAAGAGCTTGCCGAGATTCGCAAACCAACTACGAAGCCCTTGTTCACTTCGCTCAAACTTGATACCCAGTGCT TGATGTTTTTCAGGACACGATCTCCCCTTGAGCCTGTCTCGTTTGTCCACAAGATCTGTCAAGATATCGCAGATGGCGCTCAGCCGAGAAATCTGAGCTACGTGAAGCGACTTACGCCCATCACGGCAACCGACAAGGCCACGCCCGAGGGTCTCGAGGCTGTTGCGAAACAGGTCCTTGCACCCCATTTCCATGGCGCAGATCAAGCGGGGAAAAAA TTTGCGATACGGCCATCGATCCGCAACAACAAGGTGTTTCTGCGAGACAATGTGATCCGCACGATCGCAGCCCTGGTAGGACCAGACCACAAGGTCGACCTTAAGGGGTATGATCTGCTCATTCTCGTTGAGATTTACAAG AATGTCTTGGGCATGAGCGTTGTGGGACGTGATTTTGACACGCTCAAACGGTACAATATCGACGAGCTCCGGCAGCCACGAGCCAGCGCTCGAGTGGAAGCCAAAGAAGAGGCCAAGGAGGCGATTGCAAATGTGGAAGAGGCCTAA
- a CDS encoding Atrophin-1 multi-domain protein, with protein MAVKLDSAGTHVVRKAGEAEVASCVAGIIEAFTNGLNIFRRLRERRKKRKTRKEPDKPDPTGTAEHQLSKSLRRGPEEVAESYAEYYFSGLGPRFAKGDSIAHASLAETLIKLNTGLVAIIATFLNHDSKGGKGQLDLDYKALTHLSDASRREAIHSLTQLYHRLSQSQLQLNIAAPPCPRCGTSKHHDCSSRSASPEKVKRKHSSSSRQRSSGHVVTRMPIRHGSSNQPQLVVMRPKTTRKSSSSGNSSGAVKSASHSVKSPSSSRDNSPMASPQLKKLQMAPQLPLYVPVEPFELERGSATKSKPEGGASKKSSSKPRVDSFDDSRSPSWTEYPYMLPKSSTPKPSSPKPSPEKHIHEPTPKLPSFTSTPRRSSTPIEVKPPVPSKPAHLSPEPVFPSPATLAFRRRLDKVTPSSYTFASDSTKMGEIPQRNWYKPFDYEEAERLNAEAAINGYPNAPTGAENKTEKKKKRFGFMRRDA; from the exons ATGGCCGTCAAGTTGGATTCTGCAGGTACGCATGTTGTGCGTAAGGCTGGAGAAGCCGAAGTAGCTAGCTGCGTCGCCGGCATCATAGAAGCTTTCACAAATGGATTGAACATCTTCAGGAGGTTGCGCGAGAGAAGAAAAAAGCGCAAGACGCGCAAAGAGCCTGACAAGCCTGATCCGACGGGCACGGCCGAGCATCAGCTCTCCAAAAGCTTGCGCAGAGGGCCCGAAGAGGTTGCCGAGAGCTATGCTGAATACTACTTTAGCGGTCTAGGGCCGCGCTTCGCAAAGGGCGATT CAATTGCACATGCCTCCCTTGCAGAGACACTCATCAAGTTGAACACTGGACTTGTAGCCATCATCGCAACCTTCCTGAATCATGACAGCAAAGGTGGAAAAGGCCAGCTAGATCTAGACTACAAAGCCTTGACCCACCTCTCCGATGCATCACGTCGCGAAGCCATACACAGCCTCACGCAGCTATATCACCGACTAAGCCAATCGCAGCTACAACTTAACATTGCTGCTCCACCATGTCCCCGATGCGGGACTAGCAAACACCATGACTGCTCATCTCGGAGTGCCAGCCCAGAAAAGGTGAAGAGGAAGCACTCGAGCTCCTCGCGCCAGCGATCCTCTGGCCATGTAGTAACACGCATGCCCATCAGACACGGGAGCTCAAACCAACCCCAGCTTGTCGTCATGAGGCCCAAGACCACTCGTAAGAGCAGCTCATCGGGCAATAGTTCGGGCGCGGTGAAGTCTGCTTCACACTCGGTCAAGTCTCCCTCAAGCTCGCGCGACAATTCCCCAATGGCCTCTCCTCAACTCAAGAAGCTCCAGATGGCACCACAGCTGCCCTTGTACGTACCAGTTGAGCCTTTTGAGCTTGAACGCGGTAGTGCTACAAAGAGCAAGCCGGAAGGCGGTGCATCAAAGAAGAGCAGTAGCAAGCCACGGGTCGATTCCTTCGACGATTCTCGATCACCATCATGGACCGAATATCCGTACATGCTTCCTAAATCATCAACGCCAAAGCCATCGTCACCGAAGCCATCACCAGAGAAGCACATTCACGAACCCACCCCCAAGCTTCCAAGCTTCACGTCCACACCTCGCCGCTCCTCAACACCTATCGAAGTCAAGCCTCCTGTCCCATCGAAGCCCGCACATCTCTCACCAGAACCCGTCTTTCCCTCGCCAGCGACCCTCGCTTTCCGTCGTCGCCTAGACAAGGTCACCCCATCGAGCTACACGTTCGCATCTGATAGCACAAAGATGGGAGAGATACCGCAGAGGAATTGGTACAAGCCATTCGACTACGAAGAAGCTGAACGTCTGAATGCTGAGGCGGCCATCAACGGCTATCCCAATGCACCTACAGGTGCCGAGAATAAGACggagaagaaaaagaagCGTTTTGGCTTCATGCGTCGGGACGCATGA
- a CDS encoding HRD1, HRD ubiquitin ligase complex, ER membrane component yields the protein MSRLKLYVAGSAVMANVVLMRAYYERPNFYSAAVYISQSTGSLMFLVNLMLIVAASFGYGLQRLFYGPLRPIETEQLYDKAWFAVSETLLAMTIFRDDIGIWFFAMFLCLLAGKVWQWIGEGRVEFLEQQPPANPKLFHTRLMSSLLLSVAFDIFMMQYCIDSILSEARPGVMVMFGFEYVLLAIASSSTFLRYVLSLVEMYITHRQETTRDETRTIIAEQARQRAAAEGTEVPAEVEDDDDDGDVPGWEEKGRWVFYLDLATDFVKSVVYLGFFAILMTFYGIPIHIMRDLFMTIRSLIKRIHDFVQYRNATRDMNTRYPDATAEELDRENTCIVCREEMRPWVQPGADGAQPGRRMDERQRPKKLPCGHILHFGCLRSWLERQQVCPTCRRPVLTSSTTQSTQRNNQANQANQGQQRRAQALEALLDIDGQRDGLGNQQGQGQQAAPQGAQANPPADNMRVFNFGPFRIALGNIRVPPGQQDDAAVQNAMQRLRQQAANNAMPNQQHRPQDLIMPGVTSNLPMGPIPGAVALHPSDIQSDILRIQQNIIESMRHLNAQHEQLEIVHRLLAELHRLQQASGVSGADLPPIAPLDAPNMNMSAPQAYLARGSVLRQGDAGIPAGLTLPEGWTLRPMALAPRLGQESVAMPTLSHPEQPAQETPPFADPEAAPLTSTTVTPQVQPAAPAADPTSSDQPPNSSPKRAEPSSLESSWSFGNVGERNEAEGSSSSVARSSSSGQNTSKRTVTIEDAEDNEQ from the exons ATGAGTCGACTCAAACTCTACGTCGCGGGCTCGGCCGTCATGGCCAATGTTGTGCTAATGCGCGCATACTATGAGCGACCAAACTTCTACTCGGCCGCCGTCTACATCTCGCAGAGCACCGGCTCTCTGATGTTCCTGGTGAACCTCATGCTCATAGTCGCAGCCAGCTTTGGCTATGGACTGCAGCGACTCTTCTACGGCCCTCTCCGCCCCATCGAGACGGAGCAGCTATACGACAAGGCCTGGTTCGCTGTCAGTGAGACATTGCTAGCCATGACCATCTTCAGGGACGATATAGGCATCTGGTTCTTCGCCATGTTCTTGTGTTTGCTGGCTGGCAAAGTCTGGCAATGGATAGGAGAGGGCAGAGTAGAGTTTCTGGAACAGCAACCGCCCGCGAACCCAAAGCTCTTCCACACACGCCTGATGAGCTCCTTGCTACTGTCCGTCGCTTTCGATATCTTCATGATGCAGTATTGCATCGATTCGATCCTCTCCGAGGCGCGCCCCGGCGTCATGGTCATGTTCGGCTTCGAATACGTCCTCCTAGCCATTGCATCGTCATCCACGTTTCTACGCTACGTACTCTCGCTTGTCGAAATGTATATAACACATCGCCAGGAGACGACACGGGATGAAACCCGTACCATCATAGCCGAGCAAGCACGCCAACGGGCTGCGGCCGAGGGAACCGAAGTGCCTGCCGAAGTggaagatgacgacgacgatggAGATGTGCCCGGGTGGGAAGAAAAGGGTCGCTGGGTCTTTTATTTAGACCTGGCAACTGACTTTGTCAAGTCGGTCGTCTACCTGGGCTTCTTCGCTATCCTTATGACCTTCTACGGTATTCCTATCCACATCATGAGGGACCTATTCATGACCATCCGATCCCTAATCAAGAGGATTCACGACTTTGTACAGTACCGAAATGCGACTCGCGACATGAACACACGCTATCCGGACGCCACGGCAGAAGAGCTCGATCGAGAAAACACATGCATCGTCTGCCGAGAAGAAATGCGGCCTTGGGTACAGCCAGGTGCGGATGGTGCGCAGCCAGGCCGAAGGATGGACGAGCGCCAAAGACCGAAAAAGCTACCGTGTGGCCACATCTTGCACTTTGGCTGTCTACGTAGCTGGCTCGAGAGACAGCAAGTGTGCCCCACCTGCCGAAGGCCAGTCCTCACCTCATCCACGACTCAAAGCACCCAACGCAACAATCAAGCAAACCAAGCGAATCAAGGGCAACAGAGGAGAGCACAGGCGCTAGAAGCCTTGCTCGATATTGATGGGCAGCGAGATGGTCTTGGTAACCAACAAGGTCAGGGCCAGCAGGCCGCACCACAAGGCGCGCAAGCAAACCCCCCAGCAGACAATATGCGCGTCTTCAACTTTGGTCCCTTTAGGATCGCCTTGGGAAACATTCGCGTACCGCCGGGTCAGCAAGACGATGCTGCTGTGCAAAACGCCATGCAGCGATTGCGCCAACAAGCCGCGAACAATGCAATGCCTAACCAACAGCATCGTCCCCAGGATCTAATCATGCCAGGCGTCACATCAAACTTGCCCATGGGCCCAATACCTGGCGCAGTCGCACTGCATCCGTCAGACATCCAGTCGGACATCTTGCGTATACAGCAAAACATTATTGAATCGATGCGACATCTGAACGCCCAACACGAGCAACTCGAGATTGTCCACAGACTTCTTGCAGAGCTCCATCGACTTCAACAGGCTTCCGGCGTGAGTGGTGCCGACTTGCCCCCCATTGCGCCATTGGATGCACCGAACATGAATATGTCTGCGCCACAGGCTTACCTTGCCAGAGGATCTGTTTTGCGCCAAGGCGACGCAGGTATTCCGGCAGGTTTGACGTTGCCAGAGGGGTGGACCCTAAGGCCCATGGCACTAGCGCCGCGACTTGGTCAGGAAAGTGTCGCGATGCCAACACTCTCGCATCCAGAACAGCCAGCGCAGGAGA caccaccaTTCGCGGATCCTGAGGCGGCGCCTTTGACGTCTACTACTGTAACTCCTCAGGTCCAACCCGCTGCCCCGGCGGCCGACCCGACTAGTTCCGATCAGCCTCCAAATTCATCACCGAAACGAGCAGAGCCTAGTAGCCTTGAGTCAAGCTGGAGCTTTGGTAATGTCGGAGAGCGGAATGAGGCTGAAGGGTCAAGCTCGTCGGTGGCTAGAAGCAGCTCGTCTGGCCAGAACACGAGCAAAAGAACAGTTACTATAGAAGATGCCGAGGACAATGAGCAATAG
- a CDS encoding sucrose-6-phosphate hydrolase has product MFRSVPLLSVALGTLSAVCAQELPAVLTADYIEGLGNNSLFTRWRQTYHFTSPAGWLNDPAGMMYDPINDTYHLHYQWHPNHVAWGNISWGHAISKDMITWTDVGGWENDQAQSIGTGPHPDSRNSSYYGLGIFSGTAQPYNLEGKQDGTLLAFYTSVQQLPTNWALPYIPGTETQSIAISKDAGQTWQQYEGNPIMTQPPQGWNITGWRDPFVEPWPEMDAILGQKEPHFYMVLGSGIKGEEGGGRIPFYSAPASNLTDWTFLGALWEPKANETLGSLVETGTYGFNFEVSNFFSLTDEDDDVHYYALMGTEGGNLTWHPRAQWGLWNEGQVTRRENGSAEFTPLSGGVIDSGLLYAVTSFWDSKNDRRVQWGWANEENNNFAITQSGYQGAMAIPREMYVMKTKDLVNPHGGLSSKGNTRLVEHGNGTFTGYTLGARALPEIVQAMHGGKDPQVIDTGNKNLTTGSASGNGTSHMHLQVTLSDFTGPAGVVIAQSPGGEEKTVVYYNPENYTINVDRSQSSSIKEFANYTMLGYYYPYTFSNGTQESLHMDIFVDGSLVEVHVNNRFWLTTRIYPARTDSTGFSLWAEKGASVKAQDMKFWNVDMNAFPKRPANTSSELVFDTPEQTSNYVWWTGN; this is encoded by the exons ATGTTCCGGTCTGTTCCCCTTCTGAGCGTTGCGCTTGGAACTCTCTCCGCCGTTTGCGCGCAGGAGTTGCCGGCTGTGTTGACTGCCGACTACATCGAGGGCTTGGGCAACAACAGTCTCTTCACGAGATGGCGCCAGACCTACCACTTCACTTCACCCGCCGGGTGGCTGAATGACCCAGCGGGTATGATGTATGATCCCATCAACGACACCTACCATCTCCACTACCAGTGGCATCCCAACCATGTCGCCTGGGGCAATATCTCCTGGGGACATGCCATCTCCAAGGATATGATTACCTGGACCGACGTTGGTGGCTGGGAAAATGACCAGGCTCAATCCATCGGCACTGGTCCCCATCCCGACTCCAGGAACAGCAGTTACTATGGATTGGGTATCTTCTCCGGAACAGCACAACCTTACAACCTGGAAGGTAAGCAGGATGGTACGCTCCTCGCCTTCTACACTTCCGTTCAGCAACTACCCACCAATTGGGCTCTCCCCTACATCCCTGGTACTGAAACCCAAAGCATTGCCATTTCCAAAGATGCTGGTCAAACTTGGCAGCAGTATGAGGGCAACCCAATCATGACTCAGCCACCGCAAGGCTGGAACATCACCGGATGGCGCGATCCATTCGTTGAGCCTTGGCCCGAGATGGACGCAATTCTTGGCCAGAAAGAGCCGCACTTCTACATGGTGCTGGGTTCTGGTATCAAGGGCGAAGAGGGAGGTGGCCGCATCCCCTTCTATAGCGCTCCTGCTAGTAATTTGACCGACTGGACTTTCTTGGGTGCGCTATGGGAGCCCAAGGCAAACGAGACACTGGGATCTTTGGTTGAGACTGGAACCTACGGCTTTAACTTCGAAGT CTCcaacttcttctctcttactgacgaagatgacgacgTTCACTACTACGCGCTCATGGGTACTGAGGGCGGTAATCTGACCTGGCACCCTCGCGCGCAGTGGGGTTTGTGGAACGAAGGACAAGTCACTCGCCGTGAGAATGGCTCTGCCGAATTCACACCCCTTTCCGGTGGTGTCATCGACTCCGGCCTTCTCTACGCTGTTACCAGTTTCTGGGACTCGAAGAACGATCGCCGCGTCCAATGGGGTTGGGCCAACGAGGAGAACAACAACTTCGCAATTACCCAATCCGGTTACCAAGGCGCCATGGCCATCCCGCGCGAGATGTACGTCATGAAGACCAAGGATCTCGTGAACCCACATGGTGGCTTGAGTAGCAAGGGTAACACTCGCCTGGTCGAGCACGGCAATGGTACCTTTACTGGTTACACATTGGGTGCCCGCGCTCTTCCTGAAATTGTCCAGGCCATGCACGGCGGAAAGGATCCCCAAGTCATCGACACTGGTAACAAGAACCTTACTACTGGTTCTGCGTCCGGCAACGGTACCAGCCACATGCACCTCCAGGTCACGCTTTCCGACTTCACTGGCCCCGCCGGTGTCGTCATTGCCCAATCGCCAGGAGGCGAGGAGAAGACCGTTGTCTATTACAACCCGGAGAACTACACCATTAACGTAGACCGCTCGCAGTCTTCTTCGATCAAGGAATTTGCCAACTACACCATGCTTGGCTACTACTACCCATACACATTTTCCAACGGCACACAAGAGTCTTTGCACATGGACATCTTTGTCGATGGGTCGCTTGTTGAGGTTCATGTCAACAACCGCTTCTGGCTGACGACTCGCATCTACCCTGCTCGCACcgacagcactggtttcaGTCTCTGGGCTGAGAAGGGCGCAAGTGTCAAGGCACAGGACATGAAGTTCTGGAATGTTGACATGAATGCCTTCCCGAAGAGACCTGCCAACACGAGCAGTGAGCTTGTGTTTGACACACCAGAGCAGACTAGCAACTATGTCTGGTGGACTGGGAACTAA
- a CDS encoding Thioredoxin domain-containing protein, producing the protein MKYATVCATLFAALAGASDVKQLKTDNFKSFIEENDLVLAEFFAPWCGHCKALAPEYETAATTLKEKDIALVKVDCTEEQDLCQEYGVEGYPTLKVFRGLENISPYGGQRKADSLISYMTKQSLPAVSEITKDTLEEFKTADKVVLVAYFAADDKAANETFTSVANGLRDNYLFGATNDAALAKAEGVKQPGLVLYKSFDSGKDIFKEKFEADAIRDFAKIASTPLIGEVGPETYAGYMDAGLPLAYIFAETQEERDAFAKELKPLALKHKGKINFATIDAKSFGQHAGNLNLKVGTWPAFAIQTTTKNQKFPYDQEAKITEKEIGKFVDQYLAGKLEPSIKSEPIPEKNDGPVTTIVAHNYKDVVLDNDKDVLVEFYAPWCGHCKALAPKYEELGQLYQTPEFSKLVTIAKVDATANDVPDEIQGFPTIKLFAAGKKDAPVDYSGSRTIEDLIEFVKENGSHKVSVTYTPSEEGMADKLAHQAPAATKKGANSATDATKDAEASASSATDKAASAASEATDSAKSGAAAATDSVKSAASDVKDEL; encoded by the exons ATGAAGTACGCGACAGTTTGCGCCACTCTCTTTGCGGCCCTTGCGGGTGCGTCCGATGTCAAGCAGCTCAAGACGGACAACTTCAAGAGCTTCATTGAGGAGAATGACCTTGTCCTTGCTGAGT TCTTCGCACCATGGTGCGGCCACTGCAAGGCTCTTGCCCCCGAGTACGAGACGGCTGCTACTACACTTAAGGAGAAGGACATCGCTCTTGTCAAGGTTGACTGCACCGAAGAGCAGGACCTGTGCCAGGAGTATGGTGTAGAGGGTTACCCCACTCTCAAGGTCTTCCGCGGCCTCGAGAACATATCGCCATACGGCGGTCAGCGCAAGGCCGACAGCTTGATCTCCTACATGACCAAGCAGTCCCTGCCCGCTGTCTCCGAAATCACAAAGGACACCCTCGAGGAGTTCAAGACTGCCGACAAGGTTGTCCTCGTCGCCTACTTCGCCGCCGACGACAAAGCCGCCAACGAGACCTTCACATCGGTCGCCAACGGCCTCCGTGACAACTACCTCTTCGGTGCCACCAACGACGCTGCGCTCGCCAAGGCTGAGGGCGTCAAGCAGCCCGGTCTCGTTCTCTACAAGTCCTTCGACTCCGGCAAGGATATCTTCAAGGAGAAGTTCGAGGCGGACGCTATCCGCGACTTCGCCAAGATCGCCTCTACCCCGCTCATCGGCGAGGTTGGCCCCGAGACCTACGCTGGATACATGGACGCTGGCCTTCCTCTTGCATACATCTTCGCCGAGACTCAAGAGGAGCGTGATGCGTTTGCCAAGGAGCTGAAGCCTCTCGCTCTTAAGCACAAGGGCAAGATCAACTTCGCTACCATTGACGCCAAGTCTTTCGGCCAGCACGCTGGTAACCTCAACCTCAAGGTCGGCACATGGCCCGCCTTCGCTATCCAGACCACCACGAAGAACCAGAAGTTCCCCTATGACCAAGAGGCCAAGATCACCGAGAAGGAGATTGGCAAGTTCGTCGACCAATACCTCGCCGGCAAGCTCGAGCCCAGCATCAAGTCTGAGCCCATCCCCGAGAAGAACGACGGTCCCGTCACCACCATCGTTGCCCACAACTACAAGGACGTCGTTCTTGACAACGACAAGGACGTCCTCGTTGAGTTTTACGCTCCTTGGTGCGGTCACTGCAAGGCTCTTGCTCCCAAGTACGAGGAGCTCGGCCAGCTTTACCAGACCCCTGAGTTCTCCAAGCTTGTAACCATCGCCAAGGTTGATGCTACTGCCAACGACGTTCCCGATGAGATTCAGGGCTTCCCTACCATCAAGCTCTTTGCCGCTGGCAAGAAGGATGCTCCCGTCGACTACTCCGGTTCCCGCACCATCGAGGACCTCATTGAGTTCGTCAAGGAGAACGGTTCACACAAGGTGTCGGTTACTTACACACCCAGCGAAGAAGGTATGGCTGATAAACTTGCTCACCAGGCTCCAGCCGCAACCAAGAAGGGTGCTAATTCTGCCACAGACGCTACCAAGGACGCCGAGGCTAGCGCTTCGTCCGCTACCGACAAGGCTGCCTCTGCCGCATCAGAGGCTACCGATTCTGCCAAGTCTGGTGCCGCAGCGGCGACCGACTCTGTCAAGTCCGCTGCGTCAGATGTCAAGGATGAGTTGTAG
- a CDS encoding Mating-C multi-domain protein: protein MPDQLKASEVNSKTDPSVAKQYDDETPKDQQIEEFYKMVDSKKICMLNTYRNGVGPVGRSMALARRDGPDFLFLSNAHSSKFSDLSQNKEVQITFQDIRSQDWASITGTATTTDNSDPRIKEVWSRGAAAWFGDLGDGKHTGGPEDPRMTLIEIKSKYVSYYATDVSVLGYAKEVIGANITGGVANTGKLRELKEADLEKARKM, encoded by the exons ATGCCAGACCAACTCAAGGCAAGCGAGGTCAACTCAAAGACCGACCCCTCTGTCGCGAAGCAGTACGACGATGAGACGCCCAAGGACCAGCAGATTGAGGAGTTTTACAAGATGGTAGACAGCAAGAAGATCTGCATGCTCAACACCTACCGTAACGGTGTCG GCCCCGTCGGACGCTCCATGGCCCTCGCCCGCCGCGACGGCCCCGActtcctcttcctcagcAACGCACACTCATCCAAATTCTCCGATCTCTCTCAAAACAAAGAAGTTCAAATCACCTTCCAAGACATCCGAAGTCAAGACTGGGCCTCCATCACCGGAACCGCCACAACAACCGACAACAGCGACCCCCGCATCAAGGAAGTTTGGAGCCGGGGCGCCGCAGCCTGGTTTGGTGACCTTGGCGACGGCAAGCACACTGGCGGCCCTGAGGACCCGCGTATGACGCTGATTGAGATTAAGAGCAAGTATGTCAGTTACTATGCGACGGATGTGAGTGTACTGGGTTACGCAAAGGAGGTTATTGGAGCGAATATCACGGGTGGTGTTGCGAATACAGGCAAGTTGAGGGAGTTGAAGGAGGCGGATTTGGAGAAGGCGAGGAAGATGTAA
- a CDS encoding DUF3767 domain containing protein codes for MADDTRESVDANALPPKPRAPANIMPGGTAHTAGGEKTTDGGPSYFDAVRSLGPEYYLNFHKRPCVRDSQLQGLAAGFAGGSLAAIIGRPVITASNWAVATWCGVSVVSYQVCQYYRSKEKAGIKQAQELMEAKRVTIEAKKAARRRAREEQDRLEQERKAEEERRKTWSYWYQKNLKFW; via the exons ATGGCCGACGACACTCGAGAATCCGTCGACGCAAATGCGCTCCCTCCAAAGCCGCGCGCTCCCGCAAATATAATGCCCGGTGGTACAGCACATACAGCAGGTGGAGAAAAGACAACAGACGGAGGCCCATCATATTTCGACGCCGTACGCAGTCTCGGACCAGAGTACTATCTGAACTTTCATAAGCGACCATGCGTACGCGACAGCCAATTGCAAGGACTAGCAGCCGGTTTTGCAGGAGGAAGTCTAGCAGCTATAATAGGAA GACCCGTAATCACAGCCTCCAACTGGGCCGTAGCAACATGGTGCGGTGTCTCTGTCGTCTCCTACCAAGTATGCCAATACTACCGTTCCAAGGAAAAGGCCGGTATAAAGCaagcacaagagctcatgGAGGCGAAGCGCGTGACTATAGAGGCGAAAAAGGCTGCCAGGCGGAGGGCAAGGGAGGAACAAGATCGTTTGGAACAAGAGCGAAAGGCAGAGGaagagaggaggaagacaTGGAGTTATTGGTATCAGAAGAATCTCAAGTTTTGGTAG